Proteins from a genomic interval of Rhodopseudomonas julia:
- a CDS encoding geranylgeranyl diphosphate reductase, which produces MPESKTYDVVVVGGGPAGATAATDLASKGHSVLLLDRQGRIKPCGGAVPPRLLRDFNIPTSMLVAQVSSAEIVSPTDRRVNMPIEGGFVGMVDREHFDEWLRQRAAEAGAERCAGTFEAFDRDTDGVARIHYRPKDGGRDASLDVVRARAVIGADGANSAVAREAVPRAGRVPYVFAYHEIVRSPQNGAAHFDPKRCDVYYNGRMSPDFYSWVFPHGDTTSIGTGSANKGFSLRNAVADLRGITGLDAAETIRKEGAPIPLKPRRKWDNDQDVLLAGDAAGVVAPASGEGIYYAMVCGRFAGEAVEEFLRTNDAKALAGARKRFMKEHGRVFWILGIMQYFWYKNDKRRERFVSMCADPDVQRLTWEAYMNKKLVRARPGAHLRVFFKDVAHLLGLVQPDEAGKIGPRRRVS; this is translated from the coding sequence ATGCCTGAGAGCAAAACATACGATGTGGTCGTCGTCGGTGGTGGCCCGGCTGGCGCGACGGCTGCGACCGATCTTGCCTCCAAGGGGCATTCGGTTCTGCTGCTCGACAGGCAGGGCCGCATCAAACCGTGCGGTGGCGCGGTCCCGCCACGCCTTCTGCGCGATTTCAACATTCCGACCTCGATGCTCGTCGCGCAGGTCTCCTCCGCGGAGATCGTCTCTCCGACGGATCGCCGGGTGAACATGCCGATCGAGGGCGGCTTCGTCGGCATGGTCGACCGCGAGCATTTCGACGAATGGCTACGTCAGCGTGCGGCTGAGGCTGGCGCGGAGCGCTGTGCCGGCACGTTTGAAGCCTTCGACCGTGATACCGACGGGGTGGCCCGCATCCATTACCGGCCGAAAGACGGAGGACGCGACGCGTCGCTGGATGTCGTGCGGGCACGCGCCGTGATCGGCGCGGACGGAGCGAATTCCGCCGTCGCGCGCGAGGCGGTGCCGCGGGCGGGCCGGGTGCCTTACGTCTTCGCCTATCATGAGATCGTGCGTTCGCCCCAAAACGGCGCGGCGCATTTCGATCCAAAGCGCTGCGACGTCTATTACAATGGCCGCATGTCGCCGGATTTTTACTCCTGGGTTTTCCCTCATGGTGACACCACGAGCATCGGCACCGGCAGCGCCAATAAGGGCTTTTCGCTGCGCAACGCTGTCGCTGATTTGCGCGGTATCACGGGCCTCGACGCGGCCGAGACGATCCGCAAGGAAGGTGCGCCGATCCCGCTGAAGCCCCGCCGGAAGTGGGACAACGACCAGGATGTGCTTTTGGCGGGCGATGCCGCCGGCGTCGTGGCGCCGGCTTCCGGCGAGGGCATTTATTACGCCATGGTCTGCGGCCGCTTCGCCGGCGAGGCGGTGGAAGAGTTCCTGCGCACCAACGACGCGAAGGCGCTCGCAGGTGCACGTAAGCGCTTCATGAAGGAGCATGGCCGGGTCTTCTGGATCCTCGGGATCATGCAGTATTTCTGGTACAAGAACGACAAGCGGCGCGAGCGCTTCGTGTCCATGTGCGCCGATCCGGACGTGCAGCGGCTCACCTGGGAGGCCTATATGAACAAGAAGTTGGTGCGTGCGCGTCCGGGAGCGCATCTGCGCGTCTTCTTCAAAGATGTGGCGCATCTCCTTGGCCTCGTGCAACCGGACGAGGCGGGCAAGATCGGTCCTCGTCGCCGCGTCTCCTGA
- a CDS encoding BCD family MFS transporter, translating into MQAATLGWVSIVRLGLVQAALGAIVVLTTSTLNRVMVVELALPATLPGALVGIHYAVQMLRPRWGYGSDITARRTPWIVGGMAVLGGGGFLAAVATAWMTVNLAGGIALAVISFFAIGIGVGAAGTSLLALLAAKVDPGRRAAAATLVWGMMIVGFVVTATSAGHFLDPFSPQRLVAVTGGVSLAAFLVTLVAVFGVEKRVARPDDAHPAGRDGGEEKPAFRQALKEVWSETTARRFTIFIFVSMLAYSAQDLVLEPFAGTVFGMTPGESTKLAGVQHSGVLVGMLLVGALGSNVLGRRIGTMKSWTIGGCFASALALFGLVTAGFWGPDWPIRGSVFFLGAANGAFAVAAIASMMGLAGAGRERREGVRMGLWGAAQGVAFGLGGFLGTVAIDTTRTIFASPVPAYAMVFAIEGVFFVISAWLAYRVDRAGEVISAPLDVTAVGEETLAGLGGR; encoded by the coding sequence ATGCAGGCAGCCACGCTGGGCTGGGTCAGCATCGTCCGTCTCGGACTGGTGCAGGCAGCGCTCGGGGCTATCGTTGTCCTGACGACGTCGACCTTGAACCGGGTGATGGTTGTGGAGCTTGCGCTCCCGGCCACTTTGCCCGGCGCTCTCGTCGGCATCCATTACGCGGTGCAGATGCTGCGCCCGCGTTGGGGCTATGGTTCGGACATCACCGCCCGCAGAACGCCCTGGATCGTCGGCGGTATGGCCGTCCTCGGGGGCGGCGGCTTCCTGGCTGCGGTCGCAACAGCCTGGATGACCGTCAATCTCGCCGGCGGAATCGCGCTGGCCGTCATAAGCTTCTTTGCGATCGGCATTGGCGTCGGTGCGGCCGGCACCTCGCTTCTGGCCTTGCTCGCAGCGAAGGTCGATCCCGGCCGTCGCGCGGCGGCGGCGACCCTCGTCTGGGGCATGATGATCGTTGGTTTTGTGGTGACGGCGACGTCGGCCGGCCATTTCCTTGACCCGTTTTCTCCGCAGCGGCTCGTCGCCGTGACGGGTGGGGTTTCTCTCGCTGCCTTCCTGGTGACCCTCGTGGCCGTCTTCGGCGTCGAAAAGCGCGTTGCCAGGCCCGATGATGCGCATCCCGCGGGCAGGGACGGGGGGGAGGAAAAGCCCGCCTTCCGTCAGGCGCTGAAAGAGGTGTGGAGCGAGACGACTGCGCGTCGCTTCACCATCTTCATCTTCGTTTCGATGCTCGCGTATAGCGCCCAGGACCTCGTTCTTGAGCCTTTCGCGGGAACGGTCTTTGGAATGACGCCGGGCGAATCGACGAAGCTCGCCGGCGTCCAGCACAGTGGAGTTCTCGTCGGCATGCTGCTCGTTGGCGCGCTCGGGAGCAACGTGCTCGGCCGCCGCATCGGCACCATGAAAAGCTGGACCATCGGAGGCTGCTTCGCCTCCGCCCTGGCGCTCTTCGGGCTGGTCACGGCAGGCTTCTGGGGCCCCGACTGGCCGATCAGGGGCTCGGTCTTCTTTCTGGGTGCGGCAAACGGCGCCTTCGCTGTTGCCGCCATCGCGTCGATGATGGGCCTGGCGGGTGCCGGGCGTGAGCGCCGCGAAGGTGTGCGCATGGGCCTGTGGGGTGCCGCGCAGGGTGTGGCTTTCGGCCTTGGCGGATTCCTGGGCACTGTGGCCATTGATACGACACGCACGATCTTCGCTTCGCCGGTGCCGGCCTATGCCATGGTTTTTGCGATCGAAGGCGTGTTCTTTGTGATTTCGGCCTGGCTTGCATATCGGGTCGATCGCGCGGGCGAGGTGATCTCGGCACCGCTGGATGTGACGGCCGTGGGCGAGGAGACGCTCGCCGGTTTAGGGGGACGGTAA